In Trichlorobacter lovleyi, the DNA window ACTGCCTGATTTCCTCCTCATTCAGGTAGTTCTTGGCAATGGTGACATCGGTTTTGCGAACCTCGCCAGCCTTGAAACTCGTGAGCCCCATATTTGACTTGGTGTGGTCGGCACGGCTATGGATAAGCTCCGGAGCGGTCATGCCGGTTGCGGCAAAATGGAGCTTGTTCTGAATAATGCTGAAGAACTTGGTAGTCTCCGGCCAGGACGGGTCATAATCACTCGCCATGGTGAAAATCTCCTTCACCCGCAGATACATCCTGCGCTCGCTGGCTCGAATGTCGCGGATGCGTTCGAGCATCTCGTCAAAATAGTCAGGTACGGCCGAACCGGCCACGGGCGGGCTTTTCAACCGCTCGTCGTCCATGGTAAAGCCTTTGACGAGATATTCCTTCAAGCGCTCCGTTGCCCAACGGCGGAATTGTGTGCCCTGCTTACTACGAACCCGATAGCCAACAGCAAGAATAGCTTCAAGAGAATAGTGGTCAATCTCCCGCGCCACCTCACGAGCACCTTCGATTTGAACTATCCGGAATTTCCGGATAGTTGCTTGCGGATCAAGTTCCTTGTCATCAAAAATATTTTTCAGGTGTTCATTAATGGTGCGGACATCTTTCTGATACAGCTCTGCAAGTAACGCCTGAGATAGCCATAAGGTTTCATTCTCGAACCGGCATTCGACTCGTGTCCGTCCATCATCTGTCTGGTAAACGAGAAACTCACCTTTTACCGGTAAATTATCAGTCATGAGCTAATTCTCCTTTGGCGCCTGTACATAACTTCATAACCATTTATTCCATCAGTTAAATATGTCGGAACCAATCCGAGCTTGTCCTCGAAATGGTCTTAACCTTCTGTGCCAGATGCAATGAACTATCCGGAATTTCCAAACAGTTGCGCTATCTTTCAATCTCCTTCAACAGCTCCGCCATCCGTGCCCGCACAGTTACCAGCTCCTTTTCCAGCTGCTCAATCTCCATCTGCACGGCATCGATATCAATCTCAACCTCCTCCTCAAAGGTATCCACATAGCGCGGAATGTTGAGGTTGAAATCATTATCCCTGATCTCCTCGAATGTGGCGACGTGGGCGTATTTATCCTCGTCCTTCCGGGCAGCAACAGCATCGACAATCTTCCGGATATGGTCGTCGGAAAGGGAGTTCTGGTTTTTCCCTGGCAGATAGTCGCGGCTGGCATCCACAAAAAGCACATCTTTACGGGTATGGTTGGCGCCACCTTTTTCCCGGCTGCGGTCGAAGACCAGGATCGCCACCGGAATAGAGGTGGTGGTGAAAAGGTTGCCCGGCAGACCGATTACGGCATCCAACAGGTTTTCTTCTATCATCTTCTGGCGGATGCGTCCTTCAGCAGCGCCCCGGAACAGGACACCGTGGGGCACGACAACCGAGACCCGCCCCTCTTTTTCCAGAGCCGATTCGACCATGTGGCTGATAAAGGCCCAATCGGCCTTTGATTTAGGTGGCACGCCGCGCCAAAAGCGGTTAAAGCGGTCACTTTCAGCATTTTCAGCGCCCCACTTGTCGAGAGAAAAGGGCGGGTTTGCCACCACGACATTGAACTTCATCAGAGCGTCATTTTCCACCAGCGCCGGACTGTTAAGGGTATCACACCATTCAATACGGGCACTGTCGGCGCCGTGCAGGAACATGTTCATCCGGGCCAGCGCCCAGGTGCTGCCGTTGGATTCCATGCCGAACAGGGCGAAGTTGCGGTCGTTCACCTCCCGTGCTGCCTCAATCAACAGACCGCCGGAACCGCAGGTCGGGTCACAGATACGGTCGCCCTGTTTTGGCCTGCCCAGTTTGGCCACCAGGGTTGAAATCTTGTGCGGGGTGTAGA includes these proteins:
- a CDS encoding type I restriction-modification system subunit M, giving the protein MAEQIDQKDINNAAWAACDTFRGVVDPAQYKDYILVMLFVKYISDVWKSHYEEYRQQYGDDDTRIRRRLERERFVLPYAELKDHKTGKVQDRFLADYYSLYERRNAANIGELINIVLDAIEEANKTKLESVFRNIDFNSEANLGKTKDRNRRLKTLLEDFNKPLLDMSPGKVSEDVIGNTYIYLIERFASDSGKKAGEFYTPHKISTLVAKLGRPKQGDRICDPTCGSGGLLIEAAREVNDRNFALFGMESNGSTWALARMNMFLHGADSARIEWCDTLNSPALVENDALMKFNVVVANPPFSLDKWGAENAESDRFNRFWRGVPPKSKADWAFISHMVESALEKEGRVSVVVPHGVLFRGAAEGRIRQKMIEENLLDAVIGLPGNLFTTTSIPVAILVFDRSREKGGANHTRKDVLFVDASRDYLPGKNQNSLSDDHIRKIVDAVAARKDEDKYAHVATFEEIRDNDFNLNIPRYVDTFEEEVEIDIDAVQMEIEQLEKELVTVRARMAELLKEIER
- a CDS encoding virulence RhuM family protein, with amino-acid sequence MTDNLPVKGEFLVYQTDDGRTRVECRFENETLWLSQALLAELYQKDVRTINEHLKNIFDDKELDPQATIRKFRIVQIEGAREVAREIDHYSLEAILAVGYRVRSKQGTQFRRWATERLKEYLVKGFTMDDERLKSPPVAGSAVPDYFDEMLERIRDIRASERRMYLRVKEIFTMASDYDPSWPETTKFFSIIQNKLHFAATGMTAPELIHSRADHTKSNMGLTSFKAGEVRKTDVTIAKNYLNEEEIRQLNRIVTMWLDFAEDQALRRKQVFMKDWEQKLDEFLRFNDRRVLENAGSVSKKHAEAHARDEYEQFAQQRREHKEAVGEEESIKALEEAARVFGSGK